In a single window of the Streptomyces cinnabarinus genome:
- a CDS encoding acyl-CoA dehydrogenase family protein → MRATTAEGRLRIRTDELERALAPLGAGALGGDSLARAERLLDDHEFGAEFVPVEYGGRLERIDGLGRVVRPACRRDLALGFGYGLNCYFAATPVWTAGDTAQREWTAALLLGGGRIAVARPAVAHANDFVRDEFALVKGDGRRRLHGAKTAVLNYARARGLTVIAGTEDGTHEVLLIDREILPEGTLRTLHRYRTVGLDGCEFGGLEFSGCPVPDEAVVGRAGQGMGLAVRCSVVTRALLPSVLIAAADTVLRTAIRFAVETRGDDPYGPLKSTYGREVLTGALLDLLISDSIALAAARGLHLLPDRVSACAAAAAYAVPKLLQDSAHDLSTVLGEAYFDAKGPYGAFGRMARDLPLLAQGHAGTAARQAMLVAQLPQLARESWLVDEAPPATLLRPWEDLPPADLGALTPAGTSDPIVPILGACAGVGGELGELVTAFLAELRKLRGRFARITSGDGLSTPDTLALTDRYALVCAAAASLGVWREHHDARPGTFLADPAWITGALHRLGALLGLDIPKAPQEAVEGRLFDAVLERYEQKRSYDLYETNLAES, encoded by the coding sequence GTGCGTGCGACCACGGCCGAGGGACGGCTCCGGATCCGTACGGACGAACTGGAGCGTGCGCTGGCCCCGTTAGGGGCCGGTGCGCTCGGGGGCGATTCGCTCGCACGGGCCGAACGGCTGCTGGACGACCATGAGTTCGGCGCCGAGTTCGTGCCGGTGGAGTACGGCGGGCGGCTGGAGCGGATCGACGGGCTCGGCCGCGTCGTGCGGCCCGCCTGCCGACGGGATCTCGCGCTCGGGTTCGGGTACGGGCTCAACTGCTACTTCGCCGCCACGCCCGTGTGGACCGCCGGCGACACGGCGCAACGCGAGTGGACCGCCGCGCTGCTGCTCGGCGGTGGCCGGATCGCGGTCGCCCGGCCCGCCGTCGCGCACGCCAACGACTTTGTGCGCGACGAGTTCGCGCTGGTCAAGGGCGACGGCCGGCGGCGCCTGCACGGCGCCAAGACCGCCGTGCTGAACTACGCCCGGGCCCGCGGTCTCACCGTCATCGCCGGCACCGAGGACGGCACGCACGAAGTGCTGCTGATCGACCGCGAGATCCTGCCCGAGGGCACCCTGCGCACCCTCCACCGGTACCGGACGGTCGGCCTGGACGGCTGCGAGTTCGGCGGCCTGGAGTTCAGCGGCTGCCCCGTGCCGGACGAGGCCGTGGTGGGCCGGGCGGGCCAGGGCATGGGCCTGGCCGTGCGCTGCTCGGTCGTCACCCGTGCCCTGCTGCCCTCGGTGCTGATCGCCGCCGCCGACACCGTGCTGCGCACGGCCATCCGGTTCGCCGTCGAGACCCGGGGCGATGACCCCTACGGCCCGCTGAAGTCGACGTACGGCCGCGAGGTGCTGACCGGTGCCCTGCTGGACCTGCTGATCAGCGACAGCATCGCCCTGGCGGCCGCACGCGGCCTGCATCTGCTGCCCGACCGGGTGAGCGCCTGCGCCGCGGCCGCCGCCTACGCCGTGCCCAAGCTCCTGCAGGACTCCGCGCACGATCTGTCCACCGTGCTGGGCGAGGCGTACTTCGACGCCAAGGGCCCCTACGGCGCCTTCGGGCGGATGGCGCGCGATCTGCCGCTGCTGGCCCAGGGCCACGCGGGTACCGCCGCCCGCCAGGCCATGCTGGTCGCCCAACTGCCGCAACTGGCACGGGAGTCCTGGCTGGTGGACGAGGCGCCGCCGGCCACCCTGCTGCGGCCCTGGGAGGACCTGCCGCCCGCCGATCTCGGCGCGCTGACACCCGCCGGGACCTCCGACCCCATCGTCCCGATCCTCGGCGCCTGCGCCGGCGTCGGCGGCGAACTGGGCGAGCTGGTCACCGCCTTCCTCGCGGAACTCCGCAAGCTGCGCGGGCGGTTCGCCAGGATCACCTCCGGCGACGGCCTCTCCACCCCGGACACCCTCGCCCTCACCGACCGCTACGCCCTGGTCTGCGCCGCCGCGGCCAGCCTCGGCGTCTGGCGCGAGCACCACGACGCCCGGCCCGGCACCTTCCTCGCCGACCCGGCGTGGATCACCGGGGCGCTGCACCGGCTGGGCGCCCTGCTGGGCCTGGACATACCGAAGGCCCCGCAGGAGGCCGTCGAGGGACGTCTCTTCGACGCGGTCCTCGAACGCTACGAGCAGAAGCGCTCCTACGACCTGTACGAGACGAACCTCGCTGAGTCCTGA
- a CDS encoding acyl carrier protein — translation MSARADDTHADDSSGDLISAVVQAVRRVIDDPVAEVGTESLLREDLGFDSVLIMQLKYRVEQAVPELGELSLPDMVDSMTSVGSLVAYLRDRLVKAAV, via the coding sequence ATGAGCGCGCGCGCCGACGACACACACGCCGACGACTCGTCCGGCGATCTGATCTCCGCGGTGGTCCAGGCGGTGCGACGGGTCATCGACGACCCGGTGGCCGAGGTGGGCACGGAATCGCTGCTCCGTGAGGACCTGGGCTTCGACTCGGTCCTCATCATGCAGCTGAAGTACCGCGTTGAGCAGGCCGTACCGGAGCTCGGTGAGCTCTCCCTGCCCGACATGGTCGACAGCATGACGTCCGTGGGTTCCCTGGTCGCCTATCTGCGCGACCGTCTGGTGAAGGCGGCTGTCTGA
- a CDS encoding 4'-phosphopantetheinyl transferase family protein — MAAPAAGAPVLVSGPEGEWDEVLRPLSAGGTVVTYGRVTDWLPEDSGERVLRPLLGPRDWGRFQRLTHRRVREGFLASRLLLKHTAARVLASSPEAVDLAYKPGGRPYLRGCDQIDISLSHTEEVMVVGVTRRGLLGVDVERAERPMVGTGVEFQACTPHERELLDSLPEQTRNSALVRLWTLKEAYSKAIGQGLRFRFTEFGFTLDDARIRLQRPDGSPGTGPEWSFGTFALESDYVVSAALRDEGFGAAEDTAADTTLDQSLLGVLLGRL; from the coding sequence ATGGCCGCTCCCGCCGCCGGAGCCCCCGTGCTCGTGTCCGGTCCCGAGGGAGAGTGGGACGAGGTCCTGCGGCCGTTGTCCGCGGGCGGCACTGTCGTGACCTACGGCAGAGTCACCGACTGGCTCCCGGAGGACTCAGGAGAAAGGGTTCTGCGCCCGCTCCTCGGCCCCCGTGACTGGGGCCGCTTCCAACGGCTGACCCATCGCCGGGTACGGGAGGGCTTCCTCGCCTCCCGGCTGCTGCTGAAGCACACCGCGGCCCGGGTGCTCGCCAGCAGCCCCGAGGCGGTGGACCTGGCGTACAAGCCGGGTGGTCGGCCGTATCTGCGCGGCTGCGACCAGATCGACATCAGCCTCAGCCACACCGAGGAGGTCATGGTCGTCGGGGTCACCCGGCGCGGACTGCTCGGCGTGGACGTGGAGCGCGCCGAGCGCCCGATGGTGGGCACCGGTGTGGAGTTCCAGGCCTGCACGCCGCACGAGCGCGAGCTGCTGGACTCGCTCCCCGAACAGACCCGCAACAGCGCCCTGGTCCGCCTGTGGACGCTGAAGGAGGCGTACAGCAAGGCCATCGGCCAGGGACTGCGCTTCCGGTTCACCGAGTTCGGCTTCACGCTGGACGACGCGCGCATCCGGCTCCAGCGGCCGGACGGCTCCCCGGGCACCGGCCCGGAGTGGAGCTTCGGCACCTTCGCCCTGGAGTCCGACTACGTGGTGAGCGCCGCCCTGCGCGACGAGGGTTTCGGCGCCGCGGAGGACACCGCCGCCGACACCACGCTGGACCAGAGCCTGCTCGGCGTGCTGCTCGGCCGGCTCTGA
- a CDS encoding acyl carrier protein: MTLSESPSPGFTLADLLRLLGESAGIPEGIDLAAEDVVDTPFYRLGYDSLALLQVTGRLKREYGLMLPDTIVADAPTPRALLTVIAQARAA, encoded by the coding sequence ATGACCCTGTCCGAATCCCCTTCGCCCGGCTTCACCCTCGCCGATCTGCTCCGGCTGCTGGGCGAGAGCGCCGGTATCCCCGAGGGCATCGACCTGGCGGCCGAGGACGTCGTGGACACGCCGTTCTACCGGCTCGGCTACGACTCGCTCGCGCTGCTCCAGGTGACCGGCCGGCTCAAGCGGGAGTACGGGCTGATGCTGCCCGACACGATCGTCGCCGACGCCCCGACCCCGCGCGCCCTGCTCACCGTCATCGCGCAGGCGCGTGCCGCCTGA
- a CDS encoding NAD(P)/FAD-dependent oxidoreductase yields the protein MDAQFDVAVIGGGPAGSTVASYLAKAGLSVAVFEAENFPREHVGESLVPATTPVLLEIGAMDKIEAAGFPKKFGAAWTSAEDRDINHNGFRGLNHDFRAAEVLFSERDQDGVDRDHTFHVDRSKFDHILLKHAEELGAKVFQGVRVGKVDFDGELPVVEVKVGASSTQIPVKMVVDASGRQTRLGTQLKSKIPDPVFNQYAVHTWFDGLDRKALAVNKDQADYIFIHFLPLLDTWVWQIPITDTITSIGVVSQKKRFQEYGGDREKYFWETVASRPELLDVLKNCEQVKPMKTEGDYSYGMKQIAGDNYVLIGDAARFVDPIFSSGVSVALNSARLAAKDIIAAAEAGDFKHERFSAYENKLRKAVGYWHRFIEAYYRLNILFTAFVQDDRYRLDILKMLQGDVYDDQEPKALSAMWEIIEAVENDPTHLWHPYLGQLRSPTAAPSF from the coding sequence GTGGACGCACAATTCGACGTCGCAGTCATCGGCGGCGGCCCCGCGGGATCGACCGTGGCCTCGTACCTGGCCAAGGCCGGTCTGTCCGTGGCCGTGTTCGAGGCGGAGAACTTTCCTCGTGAGCACGTCGGCGAGTCCCTGGTCCCGGCCACCACCCCGGTGCTCCTGGAGATCGGGGCCATGGACAAGATCGAGGCGGCCGGCTTCCCGAAGAAGTTCGGTGCCGCCTGGACCTCCGCCGAGGACCGCGACATCAACCACAACGGCTTCCGTGGCCTGAACCACGACTTCCGTGCCGCCGAGGTCCTGTTCAGCGAGCGGGACCAGGACGGCGTGGACCGGGACCACACCTTCCACGTGGACCGCAGCAAGTTCGACCACATCCTCCTCAAGCACGCCGAGGAGCTGGGTGCCAAGGTGTTCCAGGGCGTCCGGGTCGGCAAGGTCGACTTCGACGGCGAACTGCCGGTCGTGGAGGTGAAGGTCGGCGCCTCGTCGACGCAGATCCCGGTGAAGATGGTCGTCGACGCCAGTGGCCGGCAGACCCGTCTGGGCACCCAGCTCAAGTCCAAGATCCCGGACCCGGTCTTCAACCAGTACGCCGTGCACACGTGGTTCGACGGTCTGGACCGCAAGGCCCTCGCCGTCAACAAGGACCAGGCCGACTACATCTTCATCCACTTCCTCCCCCTGCTCGACACCTGGGTGTGGCAGATCCCGATCACCGACACGATCACCTCGATCGGTGTGGTCAGCCAGAAGAAGCGGTTCCAGGAGTACGGCGGCGACCGCGAGAAGTACTTCTGGGAGACCGTGGCCTCCCGCCCCGAACTGCTCGACGTGCTGAAGAACTGCGAGCAGGTCAAGCCGATGAAGACGGAGGGGGACTACAGCTACGGCATGAAGCAGATCGCCGGCGACAACTACGTCCTCATCGGCGACGCCGCCCGCTTCGTGGACCCGATCTTCTCCTCCGGTGTCTCCGTCGCGCTCAACAGCGCCCGGCTCGCCGCGAAGGACATCATCGCCGCCGCCGAGGCCGGTGACTTCAAGCACGAGCGGTTCTCCGCCTACGAGAACAAGCTCCGCAAGGCGGTGGGCTACTGGCACCGCTTCATCGAGGCCTACTACCGCCTCAACATCCTGTTCACCGCCTTCGTCCAGGACGACCGCTACCGGCTGGACATCCTCAAGATGCTCCAGGGCGACGTCTACGACGACCAGGAGCCGAAGGCGCTCTCCGCGATGTGGGAGATCATCGAGGCCGTGGAGAACGACCCGACCCACCTGTGGCACCCGTACCTGGGCCAGCTGAGGTCCCCCACCGCCGCGCCCAGCTTCTGA